From Diospyros lotus cultivar Yz01 chromosome 4, ASM1463336v1, whole genome shotgun sequence, a single genomic window includes:
- the LOC127800826 gene encoding protein GET1 isoform X2, which translates to MEETMAERGRSLAAPVVFMVVVAFQILSRLIEKKKRRGSNSAVEAQLRVEIKQLYKEAASLSQPSTFAQAAKLRRMAANKEKDLAKIQELHSKEMKLSYGAYSKGLTILKGFTYFLLICWFWRVPVAAISKQLVEPFGKVLSWRAGGPLNDNVMVGIIPWLILSTRVGKIICRKVFQ; encoded by the exons TGGTCGTCGTTGCATTCCAAATCCTATCCAGACTcatagaaaagaagaaaagg AGGGGATCGAATTCTGCGGTGGAGGCCCAATTGCGCGTAGAGATTAAGCAACTCTACAAGGAAGCGGCTTCCTTATCACA GCCTTCGACATTTGCCCAAGCTGCTAAACTTAGGAGGATGGCAGCAAATAAGGAGAAGGACCTCGCAAAGA TTCAAGAATTGCACAGCAAGGAGATGAAATTGTCGTATGGTGCATACTCGAAGGGCCTTACTATATTAAAG GGTTTCACATATTTTTTGCTCATTTGTTGGTTTTGGCGGGTTCCTGTGGCTGCCATATCTAAGCAACTTGTGGAGCCCTTTG GGAAGGTGCTATCTTGGAGAGCAGGGGGTCCTTTGAATGATAATGTCATG GTTGGTATTATACCTTGGTTGATATTATCTACTCGGGTTGGGAAAATTATTTGTCGAAAAGTCTTCCAGTAG
- the LOC127800826 gene encoding protein GET1 isoform X3 has product MPSTFAQAAKLRRMAANKEKDLAKIQELHSKEMKLSYGAYSKGLTILKGFTYFLLICWFWRVPVAAISKQLVEPFGKVLSWRAGGPLNDNVMKLYITYVTYCNLMMVFGTDHHVPLLRLDFGNGTSDLGMSDLGCRTCKTMEGRGLDPARWTPTLKSVE; this is encoded by the exons AT GCCTTCGACATTTGCCCAAGCTGCTAAACTTAGGAGGATGGCAGCAAATAAGGAGAAGGACCTCGCAAAGA TTCAAGAATTGCACAGCAAGGAGATGAAATTGTCGTATGGTGCATACTCGAAGGGCCTTACTATATTAAAG GGTTTCACATATTTTTTGCTCATTTGTTGGTTTTGGCGGGTTCCTGTGGCTGCCATATCTAAGCAACTTGTGGAGCCCTTTG GGAAGGTGCTATCTTGGAGAGCAGGGGGTCCTTTGAATGATAATGTCATG AAGCTTTACATTACCTATGTAACCTATTGCAACCTGATGATGGTTTTCGGGActgaccaccacgtgccacttCTACGACTGGACttcgggaatggaacctcggacttggggatgtcggacctcgggtgtagaacctgcaagacaatggagggtcGGGGATTGGATCCCGCgcggtggactccgacgctcaaatcagtagagtaa
- the LOC127800826 gene encoding protein GET1 isoform X1: MEETMAERGRSLAAPVVFMVVVAFQILSRLIEKKKRRGSNSAVEAQLRVEIKQLYKEAASLSQPSTFAQAAKLRRMAANKEKDLAKIQELHSKEMKLSYGAYSKGLTILKGFTYFLLICWFWRVPVAAISKQLVEPFGKVLSWRAGGPLNDNVMKLYITYVTYCNLMMVFGTDHHVPLLRLDFGNGTSDLGMSDLGCRTCKTMEGRGLDPARWTPTLKSVE; encoded by the exons TGGTCGTCGTTGCATTCCAAATCCTATCCAGACTcatagaaaagaagaaaagg AGGGGATCGAATTCTGCGGTGGAGGCCCAATTGCGCGTAGAGATTAAGCAACTCTACAAGGAAGCGGCTTCCTTATCACA GCCTTCGACATTTGCCCAAGCTGCTAAACTTAGGAGGATGGCAGCAAATAAGGAGAAGGACCTCGCAAAGA TTCAAGAATTGCACAGCAAGGAGATGAAATTGTCGTATGGTGCATACTCGAAGGGCCTTACTATATTAAAG GGTTTCACATATTTTTTGCTCATTTGTTGGTTTTGGCGGGTTCCTGTGGCTGCCATATCTAAGCAACTTGTGGAGCCCTTTG GGAAGGTGCTATCTTGGAGAGCAGGGGGTCCTTTGAATGATAATGTCATG AAGCTTTACATTACCTATGTAACCTATTGCAACCTGATGATGGTTTTCGGGActgaccaccacgtgccacttCTACGACTGGACttcgggaatggaacctcggacttggggatgtcggacctcgggtgtagaacctgcaagacaatggagggtcGGGGATTGGATCCCGCgcggtggactccgacgctcaaatcagtagagtaa